In Lactococcus paracarnosus, a genomic segment contains:
- a CDS encoding type II toxin-antitoxin system RelB/DinJ family antitoxin has protein sequence MTTIQISTRVDDQIKDMAQKVFERQGLDISTALKMFITKTAYEQEVPLSLKNSETTTPYPSDWFNDERISNRKKITDLAFKNSQVQKLDLSKKEDIKEFFND, from the coding sequence ATGACTACGATACAAATTTCTACAAGAGTTGACGACCAAATAAAAGATATGGCTCAAAAAGTTTTCGAACGTCAAGGTCTGGATATTTCAACTGCTCTCAAAATGTTTATTACTAAAACAGCTTACGAACAAGAAGTACCACTATCTCTTAAAAATAGTGAAACAACTACTCCTTATCCTAGTGATTGGTTTAATGATGAAAGGATAAGTAATAGAAAAAAGATTACTGATTTGGCTTTCAAAAATTCTCAAGTTCAAAAACTAGACTTATCCAAAAAAGAAGATATAAAGGAGTTTTTCAATGACTAG
- a CDS encoding type II toxin-antitoxin system PemK/MazF family toxin, whose translation MTRDVREHSIMIANLAYDEGREFGSKTRPVFVLKYDNEIISYYNITSQFSSKSDYYQSKYFEIKDWAYSGLNKPSWIDTFKIRQVEEEYVVINFVGYLSSQDEARFIDFLTGIK comes from the coding sequence ATGACTAGAGATGTCAGAGAGCATAGCATTATGATTGCTAATTTAGCATATGACGAGGGCAGGGAATTTGGTTCAAAAACCAGACCTGTTTTTGTTTTGAAATACGATAACGAGATTATTAGTTATTACAATATTACAAGTCAATTTAGTTCAAAATCTGATTACTATCAATCTAAGTATTTTGAGATAAAAGATTGGGCTTATTCTGGCTTGAATAAACCGTCTTGGATTGATACATTTAAAATTAGGCAAGTTGAGGAAGAATATGTTGTGATAAATTTTGTAGGCTACCTATCTTCACAAGATGAAGCGAGGTTTATAGATTTTTTGACAGGTATTAAATAA
- a CDS encoding DUF961 family protein — MAKAKKKYGLDTFNKGYSVDVKETYGDLIYLDTIASERFNYEDTETGAIYDSQAELDKEQPDKNLQKVENTHEIEHLYVQVYSEVQKDNMDIRVPVDFDDSKFNINDNVRLTGKVVARLQTGTKRVDVTTANGRTRQETVADYFFTVSAEGLEKVSNQSTTPAPQPPKPKEENQKK, encoded by the coding sequence ATGGCAAAAGCAAAGAAAAAATACGGTCTTGATACCTTTAATAAAGGGTATTCTGTTGATGTTAAAGAAACCTATGGCGATTTGATTTATCTTGATACGATTGCTTCTGAACGGTTTAATTATGAAGATACTGAAACAGGTGCAATCTATGACAGTCAAGCCGAACTGGATAAAGAACAACCTGATAAAAACTTACAAAAAGTTGAAAACACACATGAAATTGAACATTTGTATGTGCAGGTTTATTCAGAAGTCCAAAAAGACAATATGGATATTCGTGTACCAGTAGACTTTGACGACAGTAAATTCAATATAAATGATAATGTACGTCTGACTGGTAAAGTTGTTGCTCGATTACAAACTGGCACAAAACGTGTTGATGTAACTACCGCAAATGGTCGAACTCGCCAAGAAACAGTAGCTGACTACTTTTTCACGGTTTCAGCTGAGGGGTTAGAAAAAGTATCTAATCAGTCTACTACTCCTGCACCACAACCACCAAAACCAAAAGAAGAAAATCAAAAGAAATAA
- a CDS encoding FtsK/SpoIIIE domain-containing protein, whose protein sequence is MKLLKQIFYFRGIKIGKKEKIVSRMTVTILLLPFLLLFGLLTYLLFSQLSSNLYFLLVYLLFVVLISFIGTFILYRLLHIKFWFFKKLGNRRLLYRHLLENKIYYPIKRKDKPDKIKLPNVYLKQNKYTIVVTFQLEGRQFQDKFLNIGGALEVMYSADMMGRIDEKGYISYVYSADTILGRISAKDVRVVDKGLILMEDVFWDFVHNPHLLIAGGTGGGKTVLLRSILNGLLREGLVEILDPKQADFVSLAELPVLQDRVVFEVADMINKIIEFKENMEIRYATMRQLQKEKNQKELGNFQEYELKPAFLIIDEFPSLRAMMSEDREMMLEAERAMGALKQIILKGRQAGFFAIIATQNVKADDLPSTFKDNIMTRISVGRLSQFSYEVIFGEENKNKYFKYIEQINGERVYGRGYYGVFGSPAREFFSPELPDPKEFSFYDEFETLERLDLEFDKQDVVVKTYTAKELSDELKLDYRVFKKYKSEFETAGQEFDKTFSMSDLIMFERAISYKSSGKTYQVAISEAIL, encoded by the coding sequence ATGAAGTTGTTAAAACAGATTTTCTACTTTAGAGGTATAAAAATAGGTAAAAAAGAAAAAATAGTATCAAGAATGACAGTTACTATTTTACTTTTGCCTTTTTTACTTTTATTTGGTCTTTTGACTTATCTTTTATTTTCACAACTGAGTTCAAATTTATATTTCTTGCTTGTTTACTTACTTTTTGTAGTTCTGATAAGTTTTATTGGTACTTTTATTTTGTATCGGTTGCTTCATATCAAATTTTGGTTTTTTAAAAAACTAGGAAATAGAAGATTATTATATCGTCATTTGTTAGAAAATAAAATTTACTACCCTATAAAACGTAAAGATAAACCCGATAAAATCAAACTACCTAATGTTTACCTCAAACAAAATAAGTACACCATTGTGGTCACTTTTCAGTTAGAGGGTCGACAATTTCAGGATAAGTTTTTAAATATTGGTGGCGCTTTAGAAGTGATGTACTCTGCAGATATGATGGGTAGAATAGATGAAAAAGGCTATATTAGCTATGTTTATTCTGCGGATACTATCTTAGGTCGCATCTCAGCTAAAGATGTACGTGTGGTTGACAAAGGACTTATCCTTATGGAAGATGTCTTTTGGGACTTTGTGCATAACCCTCATCTGTTAATTGCTGGTGGTACTGGTGGTGGTAAAACGGTTCTCTTACGCTCTATTTTAAATGGACTGCTTAGAGAGGGTCTTGTCGAGATACTAGACCCTAAACAAGCTGATTTTGTTTCTTTAGCTGAATTACCAGTCCTACAGGATAGGGTGGTTTTTGAAGTAGCTGATATGATTAATAAAATTATTGAGTTTAAAGAAAACATGGAAATTCGTTATGCGACAATGCGTCAACTTCAAAAAGAAAAAAATCAAAAAGAGCTAGGCAATTTTCAAGAATATGAATTGAAACCTGCTTTTTTAATCATTGATGAGTTTCCCTCTTTACGTGCTATGATGTCGGAAGATAGAGAAATGATGTTAGAAGCTGAGCGGGCTATGGGAGCTTTAAAACAGATTATCTTGAAAGGTCGTCAAGCGGGCTTCTTTGCGATTATCGCAACTCAGAATGTAAAAGCTGATGATTTACCGTCCACCTTTAAAGATAATATCATGACACGTATTTCAGTTGGTCGTTTGTCTCAATTCTCATATGAGGTTATTTTTGGGGAAGAAAACAAAAATAAATACTTTAAGTATATTGAACAAATTAATGGCGAACGTGTTTATGGTCGTGGTTATTATGGTGTATTTGGTAGTCCTGCTAGGGAGTTTTTCTCTCCTGAATTACCTGATCCTAAAGAGTTTTCTTTTTATGATGAGTTTGAAACTTTAGAAAGACTTGATTTGGAATTTGATAAGCAAGATGTTGTTGTCAAAACTTACACTGCCAAAGAACTATCAGATGAATTGAAACTTGATTATCGAGTTTTCAAAAAGTATAAATCTGAGTTTGAAACGGCTGGTCAAGAATTTGATAAAACATTTAGTATGTCTGATTTAATTATGTTTGAAAGGGCAATTAGCTATAAGTCGAGTGGTAAAACTTACCAAGTAGCTATTAGTGAAGCGATATTATGA
- a CDS encoding replication initiation factor domain-containing protein, with translation MTIDENFDLKGIMKNYLLSQKDVGKIVGVSRQFIGSVLSGKKSLSPDKKKVLLDYLSYNSKYELETSVDYLRIRLKTLKWFEVIEDLLLMDSNLFNIDVSSMHNYNMSMSYGSIRILRHSENIDMGTLVEFNGGGCREFEQELKDQNRTWKQFFQDCFHFSMNQKKVTNFEDLDDYLKFTRLDLATDEMYSKKGNYDLRKLYDKMLAGQIQTPFRQFSSNESFLYRDGEFISTGLSLYFGSRKSKSIYINFYEKDKEQSMARNLFVDEIHELYGYKNRYEIRLFGDKATQVIFDFWYNDIPLQNLVGQIISHYLDIKDDTGNWDIEWLDVFGSDKSYGFVNKPREVSYDRTLKWLDSSVFASLKRNMEIDRLTGSRKTMDLFHEKELDEKNQNLVDSIVKQKKERAFYDNFHEMIELEYD, from the coding sequence ATGACGATAGACGAAAATTTTGATTTAAAAGGTATCATGAAAAACTACCTTTTATCTCAAAAAGACGTTGGTAAAATCGTTGGTGTTTCTCGTCAATTCATAGGTAGTGTTTTATCTGGTAAAAAATCATTAAGTCCTGACAAAAAGAAAGTTCTACTTGACTATCTGAGTTATAACTCAAAATATGAACTAGAAACAAGTGTTGACTATCTGAGAATTAGACTTAAAACTTTGAAATGGTTTGAAGTGATTGAAGATTTACTCCTCATGGATAGTAACTTATTCAATATTGATGTATCAAGTATGCACAACTACAACATGAGCATGTCTTACGGTAGTATACGTATTTTACGACATAGTGAAAATATTGATATGGGTACACTTGTTGAGTTTAATGGTGGTGGTTGTCGTGAGTTTGAACAGGAACTCAAAGACCAAAATAGAACATGGAAGCAGTTTTTTCAAGATTGTTTCCATTTTTCTATGAATCAAAAAAAGGTAACCAATTTTGAAGATTTAGATGATTACTTAAAATTCACTCGTCTTGATTTAGCGACTGATGAAATGTATTCCAAAAAAGGTAACTATGACTTACGTAAACTTTATGACAAAATGTTGGCAGGTCAAATTCAAACACCTTTCAGGCAGTTTTCTTCAAATGAAAGTTTCTTATATCGAGACGGCGAGTTTATCTCTACTGGCTTATCTTTATATTTTGGTTCACGTAAAAGTAAATCAATCTATATCAATTTCTATGAAAAAGATAAAGAACAATCTATGGCTCGAAATCTATTTGTTGATGAAATTCATGAGCTGTACGGCTATAAAAATCGTTATGAAATTAGGTTATTTGGCGATAAAGCGACACAAGTCATTTTTGATTTCTGGTATAACGATATTCCACTACAAAATTTAGTAGGTCAAATTATCTCTCATTACTTGGATATTAAGGATGATACAGGTAATTGGGATATTGAATGGTTAGATGTTTTTGGTTCCGATAAAAGTTATGGCTTTGTCAATAAACCTAGGGAAGTCAGTTATGATCGAACACTAAAATGGCTTGATTCATCTGTTTTTGCTTCTTTGAAAAGAAATATGGAGATTGATAGATTGACTGGTTCTCGAAAGACAATGGACTTATTTCACGAAAAAGAACTTGATGAAAAAAATCAGAATTTAGTAGATTCTATTGTTAAACAGAAAAAGGAAAGGGCATTTTATGACAACTTCCATGAAATGATAGAACTTGAATATGACTGA
- a CDS encoding helix-turn-helix domain-containing protein: MSIFSERLRELRKEKGLTQKELANKVNIYLNL; the protein is encoded by the coding sequence ATGAGTATTTTTTCTGAACGATTAAGAGAATTACGTAAAGAAAAAGGTTTGACACAAAAAGAGTTAGCTAATAAGGTTAACATTTACTTAAATCTTTAA
- a CDS encoding conjugal transfer protein has translation MSEQEELYYELSDIAHEMKIRVSDLIIVAKELEFGEVKPDDLFTLSEAKQLIARYDEKQNEPEKVPEKKDKGLLKKLRTKKDELFAPKDDKKNKKTVTFINKPKKKFTLKGSGTFKSKVLVYGTIGLLLSLSVGATTLSIMSRSKALSKPTVSVVADKRLLSETDNKVNVYMTSFIRSYFNYSSQNNGDYLKNLTDYFGDNVNMTYLPENKSDMKLVSSTLLKIENNLATYVVNYQVKEKPTDKNSKWFDKSVEFNIPFASKADRFYVSDTPFVTALSELQGINAKKQALTKQTQDYTESEVKKFGTFLEAFFTAYTTDDKTLATMSADIVGIKSYKFDKLLYTYYAKGASGTTTAVVTVSFKDSLNSIHKENFELSIKKNGDTWFVKTLNHGVSQDYFKEEKEK, from the coding sequence TTGAGTGAACAAGAAGAACTCTATTATGAATTAAGTGATATTGCGCATGAAATGAAAATCAGAGTAAGTGATTTAATTATAGTTGCTAAAGAGTTAGAGTTTGGCGAGGTCAAACCTGATGATTTATTTACTTTATCAGAAGCTAAACAACTCATTGCACGGTATGATGAAAAACAAAACGAGCCTGAAAAAGTGCCTGAGAAAAAAGACAAAGGTTTACTGAAAAAACTCAGAACTAAGAAAGATGAATTGTTTGCGCCTAAAGATGATAAGAAAAACAAGAAAACTGTTACTTTCATCAATAAGCCCAAGAAAAAATTCACACTTAAAGGTTCTGGTACTTTCAAAAGTAAAGTCCTTGTCTATGGCACAATTGGCTTATTATTGAGCTTGTCAGTTGGCGCAACAACTTTATCCATTATGTCACGGTCAAAAGCATTGTCTAAACCAACTGTCTCAGTTGTTGCTGATAAGCGCTTGTTAAGCGAAACAGACAATAAAGTTAATGTCTATATGACTAGCTTTATTAGAAGTTATTTTAACTACTCGTCTCAAAATAATGGCGACTATTTAAAAAATCTAACTGATTATTTTGGCGATAATGTCAATATGACTTATCTGCCTGAAAATAAAAGTGATATGAAATTAGTATCAAGTACTTTGCTTAAAATTGAAAACAATTTAGCAACTTATGTTGTCAATTATCAAGTAAAAGAAAAACCAACTGATAAAAATAGTAAATGGTTTGATAAATCAGTAGAATTTAATATTCCGTTTGCTAGTAAAGCTGACAGATTTTATGTGTCAGATACACCTTTCGTGACTGCCCTAAGCGAGTTACAAGGTATCAACGCTAAAAAACAAGCTCTGACAAAGCAAACACAAGACTATACAGAAAGTGAAGTTAAAAAGTTTGGCACGTTCTTAGAAGCCTTTTTTACGGCTTATACAACTGATGATAAAACACTTGCCACTATGAGTGCTGATATTGTCGGTATAAAAAGCTATAAGTTTGATAAGTTACTTTACACTTATTATGCTAAAGGTGCTTCTGGTACAACAACTGCTGTTGTGACAGTCTCTTTCAAAGACAGTCTCAATTCAATTCATAAAGAAAATTTTGAGTTGTCAATTAAGAAAAATGGGGATACTTGGTTTGTCAAAACATTAAATCACGGTGTCTCACAAGATTATTTTAAAGAAGAAAAGGAAAAATAA
- a CDS encoding ATP-binding protein yields the protein MNKRNGIVAFHGNLMLRSNLDVYAMYEIPETIVNTVDITLKNEFKELVSDTLSDLEIFGGFEVSTIPFSTEATHNYKFLEQDLAEDTKIFGLYLMKRQAEELKKQIGETSQDRFFLTIPLRNNHVSLDFRDGLKTAITDFSNRVMATIGTDVTFDEDWYERFEELNHEIYQTLLPLNGYIPTQDQTIFVNTVQYSRGMSVDKELEVIQVENNIDNFGSAGVSFENYGILTLSDGAQTTYLAILPIAIPPSNLSYNHFIERRRLLGFDTEVQTKAIFAKKNGFNSMQQRANRAKQKHKKTNEDIAMRNGIVRDEIGQAEALSEDLVKKSNRGETIISYLQSMFVYDDDYDRLQEKIKIVMRNFKKIGIELARAKDDQVYLFYKHRLTEPLFENERRYLQTTTMAGFAESLFFTGQKVGSDVGLYMGRVDSRYDRWSGGYKEALQNSRNLVYYNLLQANKLDVEGKISFDGLVKVTGQMGMGKSFFVKQTFVMNSILKTKLLYFDPKAEVRKQFMKVLHEYESQGIYPEICDYIKQINFVTIDAKNSENHGVLDPLVFLTGQEAKNLIISMIGEFYDLKQNEQFEKELLQMIEKYLVLRENGEKVGTKNIMEALTKSETDRVRITAELLLEKMSNSTLSLCFSDGQNKAISMSKRISIIEVTGLELPTSETSITENQRQSLVALYALGQFCYKFGSESKKESITFIDEAWFFNITDVGREIIMKIRRTGRSFNNFLVFVSQSHKDSNSELDDTGFGTLFSFNSPTETDLILDTHGIVKSEETRKWVSSMSMGQCLFTDPFGRTERITIDGIVSEINPLCDTIETELVAV from the coding sequence TTGAATAAAAGAAATGGGATTGTTGCTTTTCACGGTAATTTGATGTTACGGTCAAATCTTGATGTCTATGCAATGTATGAAATTCCTGAAACGATTGTTAATACAGTAGATATTACACTGAAAAATGAATTTAAGGAATTGGTATCTGATACTTTATCTGATTTAGAAATTTTCGGTGGCTTTGAAGTCTCAACGATTCCATTTTCTACAGAAGCAACACATAATTATAAGTTTTTGGAGCAGGACTTAGCAGAAGATACTAAAATATTTGGCTTGTATCTTATGAAAAGGCAAGCTGAGGAGCTTAAAAAACAAATTGGCGAAACTTCTCAGGATAGATTCTTTTTAACCATACCGCTTAGAAATAATCATGTGTCACTTGATTTTAGAGACGGTCTTAAAACAGCTATTACTGATTTTTCAAATAGAGTAATGGCAACAATTGGTACTGATGTTACTTTTGATGAAGATTGGTATGAACGATTTGAAGAACTCAATCATGAAATTTATCAAACGCTGTTACCACTCAACGGCTATATACCAACACAAGACCAGACAATTTTTGTCAATACTGTTCAATACTCACGTGGTATGTCGGTTGACAAAGAACTTGAAGTAATTCAAGTTGAAAATAACATTGATAATTTTGGCAGTGCTGGTGTTAGTTTTGAAAATTATGGCATCTTAACTTTAAGCGACGGTGCGCAAACAACTTACTTAGCTATATTGCCGATTGCAATACCACCGTCAAACTTATCTTATAATCACTTTATCGAAAGACGGCGATTACTAGGTTTTGATACAGAGGTACAAACAAAGGCTATCTTTGCTAAGAAGAATGGCTTTAATTCAATGCAACAACGTGCCAATCGTGCTAAGCAAAAACATAAAAAAACAAATGAAGATATTGCTATGAGAAATGGCATTGTTCGTGATGAAATCGGACAAGCAGAAGCCCTTTCAGAAGATTTAGTAAAAAAATCAAATCGTGGCGAAACAATTATCTCTTATCTTCAATCAATGTTTGTCTATGATGATGATTATGATCGCTTACAAGAAAAAATAAAAATCGTCATGCGCAATTTCAAAAAAATTGGTATTGAATTGGCACGTGCTAAAGACGACCAAGTTTATCTTTTTTATAAGCATAGATTGACTGAGCCTTTATTTGAGAATGAACGCAGATACTTACAAACAACCACAATGGCAGGCTTTGCGGAAAGTCTGTTTTTTACTGGTCAAAAAGTAGGTTCTGATGTTGGCTTGTATATGGGTAGAGTGGATTCAAGATATGATCGTTGGTCTGGCGGCTATAAAGAAGCACTCCAAAATTCAAGAAATCTTGTCTATTATAATTTGTTACAAGCTAACAAGTTAGATGTAGAGGGTAAAATCAGCTTTGACGGTCTTGTAAAAGTAACAGGTCAAATGGGCATGGGAAAATCTTTCTTTGTTAAGCAAACGTTCGTTATGAATAGTATTTTGAAAACAAAATTGCTTTACTTTGACCCCAAAGCAGAAGTTAGAAAACAATTCATGAAAGTTTTACATGAGTATGAAAGTCAAGGTATCTATCCTGAAATTTGTGACTATATCAAACAGATTAATTTTGTGACCATTGACGCTAAAAATTCTGAAAATCATGGTGTCCTTGACCCGTTAGTATTCTTGACAGGTCAAGAAGCTAAAAACTTGATTATTTCTATGATTGGCGAGTTTTACGATTTGAAACAAAATGAACAATTTGAAAAAGAATTGTTACAAATGATTGAAAAATATCTTGTCTTGCGTGAAAATGGCGAAAAAGTCGGTACTAAAAATATCATGGAAGCCCTCACTAAGAGTGAAACGGATAGAGTGAGAATTACGGCGGAGTTACTACTTGAAAAAATGAGCAATTCTACTCTATCTCTTTGTTTCTCAGATGGTCAAAATAAAGCCATTAGTATGTCAAAACGTATTTCAATTATTGAAGTAACTGGTCTTGAATTACCGACAAGTGAAACAAGTATTACTGAAAATCAAAGACAGTCTCTAGTCGCTCTTTATGCCCTAGGTCAATTCTGTTACAAATTTGGTTCTGAAAGCAAGAAAGAATCAATTACTTTCATTGATGAAGCATGGTTCTTTAATATTACTGATGTAGGTAGAGAAATTATTATGAAAATCAGACGAACTGGTCGGTCGTTTAATAATTTCTTGGTATTCGTTTCTCAATCTCACAAAGATTCTAATTCAGAATTAGATGATACTGGTTTTGGTACATTGTTTAGTTTTAACTCTCCGACTGAGACAGATTTAATCTTAGATACTCATGGTATTGTGAAATCAGAAGAAACACGTAAATGGGTGTCTAGCATGTCTATGGGGCAATGTCTCTTTACTGACCCGTTTGGGCGTACTGAACGAATTACAATTGACGGTATTGTTTCTGAAATCAATCCATTGTGTGACACAATCGAAACAGAATTAGTCGCTGTATAA
- a CDS encoding phage tail tip lysozyme has translation MKKKKHLFLIGMFIPIFFIFLLVIVAGGTSSRADSFSSSAGSLNITSKDLASKANISEEKAQNVIDIANYLISKERFSIQGASGALAVAERESGFDPKAENIGGGVAGIFQWSGWSNTVNGNRWSKAESRTLSMDVELKLMSAELNGAYKRTKDFVSVSTDPKQASLDWSQYYEGVALSDGQTKADKLQEDAQKWYDLLKEHVGFSSENGQSVNGVMSASIPNGWEVETPFSGQAYNGSGSYPQGQCTWYVYNRAYQLGIKFDSFMGNGGDWASKAGYSVSHDPKLHTALSFVQGQAGSDPTYGHVAFVEQVKDDGSILISEMNVTGLPPLTVSYRTFSADEAKQFWYVEGK, from the coding sequence ATGAAAAAGAAAAAACATTTATTTCTGATAGGTATGTTTATACCTATTTTTTTTATATTTTTACTTGTCATTGTGGCAGGTGGCACTTCATCACGTGCGGATAGTTTTTCGAGTTCTGCGGGTAGTCTAAACATCACATCAAAAGACCTAGCAAGTAAGGCTAATATCTCAGAAGAAAAGGCTCAAAATGTTATTGATATAGCTAACTATCTTATAAGTAAAGAACGCTTTAGCATTCAAGGTGCAAGTGGTGCTTTAGCAGTAGCTGAAAGGGAGTCAGGCTTTGACCCTAAAGCCGAAAATATCGGCGGTGGTGTGGCAGGTATCTTTCAATGGTCTGGTTGGTCTAATACGGTCAATGGCAATCGTTGGTCTAAGGCTGAAAGTAGAACACTGTCAATGGACGTTGAGTTAAAACTTATGTCTGCTGAACTAAACGGTGCATACAAGAGAACAAAAGACTTTGTGAGCGTCTCTACTGACCCTAAACAAGCGAGTTTAGACTGGTCACAATATTATGAGGGTGTCGCTTTAAGTGACGGTCAAACAAAGGCTGACAAACTCCAAGAGGACGCTCAAAAATGGTATGACTTACTTAAAGAACATGTAGGCTTTAGTAGCGAAAATGGGCAGTCTGTCAATGGTGTGATGTCCGCAAGTATTCCGAATGGATGGGAAGTAGAGACACCATTTAGCGGTCAAGCCTATAATGGCTCTGGTTCATATCCACAAGGACAATGTACGTGGTACGTCTATAACAGGGCTTATCAGTTAGGCATTAAGTTTGATAGTTTCATGGGCAACGGTGGCGATTGGGCAAGTAAGGCAGGTTATTCTGTCTCTCATGACCCTAAACTCCATACCGCTCTAAGTTTTGTACAAGGTCAAGCAGGTTCTGACCCAACATATGGTCATGTGGCATTTGTAGAACAAGTCAAAGATGATGGCTCTATTTTAATTTCAGAAATGAATGTGACAGGTCTACCACCATTGACTGTTTCTTATCGTACATTTTCAGCTGATGAAGCTAAGCAATTTTGGTATGTAGAGGGGAAATAA
- a CDS encoding helix-turn-helix domain-containing protein, with the protein MQVILPDEQVHEIQLLLSNLIKQEIEQILNNSNIESPFLNKKQACQYLGIANNTLDNWIDKGLPKIKIGKTIRFNKFEVNRWLESQ; encoded by the coding sequence ATGCAAGTTATTCTCCCAGATGAACAGGTACACGAAATTCAGCTTTTATTATCAAATTTGATTAAACAAGAAATTGAACAGATACTAAATAATAGTAATATCGAAAGTCCTTTTCTTAACAAAAAACAAGCATGTCAATACCTTGGAATTGCTAATAACACGCTTGATAATTGGATTGATAAAGGATTGCCAAAGATAAAAATCGGTAAGACAATTCGATTTAATAAATTCGAAGTCAATCGTTGGCTTGAAAGTCAGTAG
- a CDS encoding tyrosine-type recombinase/integrase: MTITKTKNGTYRLRIYIPEEARSSLGTGKKVIEKRFKLRSEAKKYELDMLNKIDKILSGERLSEFETNGDILFSDFFYHVWWKSYKAGQTTSTIKPPTKVTVENTTLVFKKHILPMLGNYSINFLNQNKQVILNLMTAKADEYANFKVIRSYVNSIFDWAEELEYIESNKISKTLKRIKSTKKIRLREARRDEDLYLSQNELRDWLKAIADDLENGDLKLKDYVLFFTTFFLSDRKSETYALEWQHIDFKKSEIHLIQALDKYGNIKSTKSNKKTIFSIPKELIIMLQDWKVQQKNELAKFNIIQTNKQFVFTYIDTKGNVNKPLHPDYLNYRMNAIRKRHANLAPATPHKLRHTGATLAKQAGTSLEAISEALTHSGIDITQTYVNTSNVVPMAVGEIAYRHL; the protein is encoded by the coding sequence ATGACAATAACAAAAACAAAAAACGGAACGTATCGTTTACGAATTTATATTCCAGAGGAAGCCAGATCATCACTTGGAACGGGTAAAAAAGTAATCGAAAAGCGTTTTAAATTAAGGAGTGAAGCCAAAAAATATGAACTAGATATGCTAAACAAAATTGATAAAATTTTGAGTGGAGAAAGACTTTCGGAATTTGAAACAAATGGCGATATTCTCTTTTCAGATTTTTTCTATCACGTTTGGTGGAAATCTTACAAAGCAGGGCAGACAACCAGTACAATTAAACCGCCTACAAAAGTTACAGTAGAAAATACTACTTTAGTATTCAAGAAACATATTTTACCTATGCTTGGCAACTACTCGATTAACTTTCTCAATCAAAATAAGCAAGTCATTTTAAATCTAATGACTGCTAAAGCTGATGAGTATGCCAACTTCAAAGTTATAAGAAGTTATGTTAATTCTATCTTTGATTGGGCGGAAGAATTGGAATACATTGAATCTAATAAGATTTCTAAAACTTTAAAACGCATTAAATCAACGAAGAAAATCAGGTTACGTGAAGCCAGACGTGATGAAGACTTGTATCTCTCTCAGAATGAACTCAGGGATTGGTTGAAAGCAATTGCTGATGATTTAGAAAATGGAGATTTAAAATTAAAAGATTATGTTCTATTCTTTACAACATTTTTTCTTTCTGATCGAAAATCGGAAACTTATGCTCTTGAATGGCAACACATTGATTTCAAAAAATCTGAAATTCATCTAATTCAAGCATTAGATAAATACGGTAATATCAAGTCAACAAAAAGTAATAAAAAGACTATTTTTTCAATTCCTAAAGAATTAATTATTATGCTTCAAGATTGGAAAGTTCAACAAAAGAATGAGCTTGCAAAATTTAATATCATTCAAACAAATAAACAATTTGTATTTACGTACATTGATACTAAAGGGAACGTAAACAAACCATTACATCCTGATTATCTCAATTATCGAATGAATGCTATTAGAAAGAGACATGCTAACCTCGCACCCGCTACACCTCACAAATTAAGACATACTGGAGCAACTCTAGCCAAACAAGCTGGTACTTCTTTAGAAGCAATCTCAGAAGCCTTGACACATAGTGGAATAGATATAACTCAAACTTATGTCAATACCTCAAATGTTGTTCCTATGGCTGTCGGAGAAATTGCTTATCGTCATCTTTAA